In the Kwoniella shivajii chromosome 2, complete sequence genome, one interval contains:
- a CDS encoding transitional endoplasmic reticulum ATPase: MADDPSRPVNDDSTATAILRQKRSPNRLMVDESPQEDNSVAILHPNTMEALGLFRGDTIIVRGKRRRDTVLICLSQDDIEEGKIAMNKVARGNCAVKLADLVHVSPANDIKYGKRIHVLPFADSIEGLSGNLFDVYLRPYFLEAYRPVRKGDVFQVRGGMRTVDFKVVEVDPSPYCIVASDTVIHTEGDPIDREAEEADLNAVGYDDLGGCRKQLAQIRELVELPLRHPQLFKAIGIKPPRGILMFGPPGTGKTLMARAVANETGAFFFLINGPEIMSKMAGESESNLRKAFEEAEKNSPSIIFIDEIDSIAPKRDKAQGEVERRVVSQLLTLMDGLKARSNVVVMAATNRPNSIDPALRRFGRFDREVDIGIPDPTGRLEILRIHTKNMKLADDVDLEQIAADTHGYVGADMASLCSEAAMQQIREKMDLIDLDEETIDAEVLDSLGVTMENFRFALGTNNPSALRETVVEIPTTTWDDIGGLDKVKRELQETVQYPVEHPEKFLKYGMSPSKGVLFYGPPGTGKTLLAKAIANECQANFISIKGPELLTMWFGESEANVRDVFDKARAAAPCVMFFDELDSIAKSRGGSGGDGGGASDRVLNQILTEMDGMNAKKNVFIIGATNRPDQIDSALLRPGRLDQLIYIPLPDETSRLSILKATLRKSPIDPAVDLNFLAKSTAGFSGADLTEICQRAAKLAIRASIEADIRKERERKDKAEAEGETADVDLMDADNEEDEVPSITVDHFEEAMRYARRSVSDADIRRYEMFSTTLQQSRSFGNTFKGGQAQEGGASFQNEADDDE, from the exons ATGGCTGATGATCCTTCCAGA CCCGTCAATGATGACTCTACTGCTACTGCCATCCTTAGGCAGAAGCGATC ACCCAATAGGTTGATGGTTGATGAAAGTCCTCAGGAGGACAATAGTGTCGCTATTCTCCATCCTAACACAATGGAAGCTCTCGGTCTTTTCCG TGGAGATACCATCATCG TTCGTGGAAAGCGAAGGAGAGATACCGTTCTTATCTGCTTAAGTCAGGATGACATAGAAGAGGGCAAGATTGCCATGAACAAGG TTGCCCGTGGAAATTGTGCTGTCAAGCTTGCCGATCTCGTCCACGTATCTCCTGCCAACGATATCAAATACGGCAAGCGTATCCACGTTCTGCCGTTCGCTGATTCCATAGAGG GACTCTCCGGAAACCTGTTCGATGTATACCTTCGTCCCTACTTCCTGGAAGCCTATCGCCCGGTCCGAAAAG GCGATGTATTCCAAGTTCGAGGTGGTATGAGAACTGTAGATTTCAAGGTCGTTGAGGTTGATCCTTCGCCTTACTGT ATTGTTGCATCAGACACA GTCATCCACACTGAAGGTGACCCTATCGATcgagaagcagaggaagcCGATTTGAATGCTGTCGGATACGATGATCTCGGTGGCTGCAGGAAACAACTCGCTCAG ATCCGAGAATTGGTTGAGCTTCCTTTACGACACCCTCAACTGTTCAAGGCTATTGGTATCAAACCACCTCGTGGTATTCTAATGTTTGGTCCTCCTGGTACTGGTAAAACTCTCATGGCTCGTGCCGTTGCCAATGAGACTGGTGCATTCTTTTTCCTCATTAATGGTCCGGAAATCATGTCTAAAATGGCtggagaatcagaatcaaatctcCGAAAGGCTTTCGAGGAGGCAGAAAAGAACAgtccatccatcatcttcattgatgagatcgattCCATCGCTCCCAAGCGAGACAAAGCTCAAGGTGAAGTTGAGCGACGGGTAGTATCTCAACTTCTTACTCTCATGGATGGTCTTAAAGCACGATCCAACGTAGTGGTCATGGCTGCTACCAACCGACCGAATTCAATTGATCCCGCTCTCCGACGATTTGGTCGATTTGATAGAGAAGTTGACATCGGTATTCCTGATCCTACCGGTCGACTTGAGATCCTTCGGATCCACACCAAGAACATGAAACTCgcagatgatgttgatcttgaacaGATCGCGGCTGACACTCACGGTTATGTTGGTGCGGACATGGCATCTCTGTGTTCCGAAGCGGCTATGCAACAGATCAGGGAGAAAATGGATCTCATCGATCTCGATGAAGAAACTATTGATGCTGAAGTCCTCGACTCACTTGGCGTTACTATGGAGAACTTCCGATTTGCCCTTGGTACCAATAACCCCTCTGCTCTCCGAGAGACTGTCGTCGAAATTCCTACTACTACATGGGACGACATCGGTGGTTTGGACAAGGTTAAACGGGAGTTGCAAGAAACTGTACAATACCCTGTCGAGCATCCTGAGAAATTCCTCAAGTATGGTATGTCTCCTTCTAAGGGTGTGCTGTTCTATGGACCTCCTGGTACCGGTAAGACATTGCTAGCAAAGGC TATCGCCAACGAATGTCAAGCCAACTTTATCTCCATCAAAGGTCCAGAGCTCTTGACGATGTGGTTCGGAGAGTCAGAAGCCAATGTTCGAGATGTTTTCGACAAAGCTCGTGCGGCTGCCCCTTGTGTCATGTTCTTTGACGAATTGGACTCTATTGCCAAGTCCAGAGGTGGTTCTGGCGGTGATGGCGGTGGCGCTAGCGATCGAGTCCTTAATCAGATTCTG ACTGAAATGGACGGTATGAACGCTAAGAAGA acgtcttcatcatcggaGCAACCA ATCGACCCGATCAAATTGATTCCGCTCTTCTGCGACCAGGTCGTCTTGATCAA CTTATCTATATACCCCTTCCTGACGAGACCTCTCGATTGTCTATTCTCAAAGCTACTTTGCGTAAATCTCCCATCGACCCCGCTGTTGACCTCAATTTCCTCGCTAAAAGCACTGCCGGCTTCTCCGGTGCCGACCTTACCGAGATCTGTCAGCGTGCTGCCAAACTTGCCATCCGAGCTAGTATCGAGGCCGATATCCGGAAAGAGAGAGAGCGTAAGGACAAGGCCGAGGCTGAGGGCGAGACTGCAGATGTGGATTTAATGGATGCagacaatgaagaagatgaagttccCTCCATCACAGT